One window from the genome of Bdellovibrionota bacterium encodes:
- a CDS encoding oligosaccharide flippase family protein, whose translation MVAPNEHRQLAKGILTNTLGAAAKVSRALFLIAFSRMLGAELFGLYLLAFAIQEVVGKLASLGMEHGIMRLATHLRAQGRADEIRGSVERILMLAVVTSSLVALGLGLSADWISHVFVHKPALGSPLRNFCFGLPAVCSTSILLYAIRPTLDMRYEVYVRSLFEPLLILVLGVAAIRLGLGATGAVFAHNLAAFASLVLALFYFLRLHPQSGRKVPVRWKFLLNTSLPMGGMELLAMFKLRLDLLVIARIMPLASVGIYGAIVEIGNVLRKTRATFDPILMPMAQLLHEQKDRSRLKKNLALAIRWVMIPSFALLGPMLLIPEFFLQFFGESFLDGRTALRIFSVGQLFVVTLGLLEGVLAVTGFAFVTLINSFVLVGANLVLLLWMVPRWGISGAALATTVSFIAVTVWRLLQSRKLLGLWPFERAQYKPLTAFALALAVAVPLTLRRQPLPLLSQLPCLALFLVTFAVALFGLKLEGHDKDVLRGIRSRIRSVWRGAD comes from the coding sequence GTGGTAGCCCCCAACGAACATCGCCAGCTCGCCAAAGGCATCTTGACCAACACTTTGGGCGCCGCCGCGAAGGTGAGCCGTGCGCTGTTCTTGATCGCCTTTTCCCGAATGTTGGGAGCGGAACTTTTCGGCCTTTATCTCTTGGCGTTCGCCATTCAAGAAGTGGTCGGCAAGTTGGCGTCGCTCGGTATGGAGCATGGAATCATGCGCCTCGCCACGCATCTTCGCGCTCAAGGGAGAGCGGACGAAATTCGCGGGTCGGTGGAACGAATTCTGATGCTCGCCGTGGTTACGAGTTCGCTGGTCGCCCTGGGCCTGGGGTTGTCCGCCGATTGGATCTCTCACGTGTTTGTTCACAAACCGGCGCTCGGCTCCCCGCTTCGCAATTTTTGTTTCGGGTTACCGGCCGTTTGTTCCACTTCGATTTTGCTCTACGCGATCCGTCCGACGCTCGACATGCGTTACGAGGTGTATGTCCGGTCGCTGTTTGAACCTCTTCTTATTTTGGTCCTGGGCGTAGCCGCCATTCGGCTCGGCCTTGGAGCCACCGGCGCTGTTTTCGCTCATAACCTGGCGGCATTCGCTTCGCTGGTTCTCGCCCTCTTCTACTTTCTGCGCCTGCACCCGCAAAGCGGAAGGAAGGTCCCGGTTCGATGGAAATTTCTCCTGAACACCAGTCTTCCGATGGGTGGGATGGAGCTTCTGGCCATGTTCAAGTTGCGCCTCGACCTTCTCGTCATCGCGCGAATCATGCCGCTCGCCAGCGTCGGCATTTACGGAGCGATCGTGGAGATCGGAAACGTCCTTCGGAAAACGCGCGCCACGTTCGATCCTATTTTGATGCCGATGGCCCAGCTCCTTCACGAGCAGAAGGATCGGTCGCGCTTGAAAAAGAATCTCGCTCTGGCGATCCGGTGGGTCATGATTCCTTCGTTCGCGTTGTTGGGGCCGATGTTGCTCATCCCTGAATTCTTCCTTCAATTTTTTGGAGAGAGTTTCCTCGATGGAAGAACGGCTCTCCGCATCTTCTCCGTGGGACAACTTTTCGTGGTCACATTGGGTCTTTTGGAAGGAGTCCTGGCCGTCACCGGCTTCGCGTTCGTGACGCTCATTAACTCGTTCGTTCTCGTCGGCGCAAACCTTGTGCTTCTTCTATGGATGGTCCCCCGGTGGGGAATCTCCGGAGCGGCGTTGGCGACAACCGTTTCCTTCATCGCGGTGACCGTGTGGCGCCTCTTGCAGAGTCGCAAGCTTCTGGGTCTCTGGCCGTTTGAACGGGCTCAATACAAACCTCTCACCGCCTTTGCCCTCGCTCTGGCCGTCGCCGTTCCGCTTACGTTGCGGCGACAGCCCCTGCCGCTCCTGTCCCAATTACCCTGTTTGGCTCTGTTTCTTGTCACGTTTGCCGTCGCGCTTTTCGGCCTGAAACTCGAAGGCCACGACAAAGACGTTTTGCGGGGCATTCGATCCCGTATCCGCTCCGTTTGGCGCGGTGCGGACTAA